From the Leptotrichia sp. oral taxon 221 genome, one window contains:
- the cobS gene encoding adenosylcobinamide-GDP ribazoletransferase, protein MWKIIEQFLILIQFMTRIPVFIKTEYSNKKLGKSIKFFPLLGLIVGLILFGASIIFCKLVGMEPLQRQIVALLIILVEIFVVGIIHLDGLADTFDALFSYATKDKMLEIMKDSRVGTNGAVVLILYFIAKILLISEILAIDGRYLIIYPILARLSTSMNAGLGEYARKTGMSNGIIDENGLKEAIFSIILATILVVLIKGVKGIIITVVAILFILFFRRNVRKKIDGITGDTMGASLELVNLVVLMAGVILK, encoded by the coding sequence ATGTGGAAAATAATAGAACAATTTTTGATTTTAATACAGTTTATGACACGGATACCAGTATTTATAAAGACAGAGTATAGCAATAAGAAATTAGGAAAATCAATAAAATTTTTTCCATTGTTAGGATTAATTGTTGGTTTGATATTGTTTGGTGCGAGTATTATTTTTTGTAAGTTAGTCGGTATGGAACCGTTACAGCGACAGATAGTGGCTTTGTTAATAATTCTTGTAGAAATTTTTGTTGTTGGGATTATTCATTTGGATGGGTTGGCGGATACTTTTGATGCGTTATTTAGTTATGCAACAAAGGATAAAATGCTTGAAATAATGAAGGATTCACGAGTTGGGACAAATGGTGCTGTTGTGTTGATTTTGTATTTTATTGCGAAAATATTGTTGATTTCGGAAATTTTGGCGATTGATGGAAGATATTTGATAATTTATCCGATTTTGGCAAGATTGTCAACTTCGATGAATGCTGGATTGGGAGAGTATGCTCGAAAAACAGGAATGAGTAATGGAATAATTGATGAAAATGGACTAAAAGAAGCGATTTTTTCAATAATTTTAGCGACAATTTTAGTAGTGCTTATAAAAGGTGTAAAGGGCATAATTATTACAGTAGTTGCAATCTTATTTATTTTGTTTTTTAGAAGAAATGTTAGAAAGAAAATTGATGGGATAACTGGTGATACAATGGGAGCTTCGCTTGAATTGGTGAATTTAGTCGTATTAATGGCAGGTGTTATATTGAAATAA
- a CDS encoding Dps family protein, with amino-acid sequence MSKNRTKSIEALNLYLANLNVLYRKVQNYHWNLIGKDFFEIHVKLEEYYTEINTQIDDVAENILAIGGRPLGTMKDYLNVASIKEAKNEDITSTEALTEVRNGFETMLDLAVAFKEAADSEDNYGTSALADEYISSFEKHLWMLNSFLATESVSAKAKKEAK; translated from the coding sequence ATGAGTAAAAATAGAACAAAAAGTATTGAAGCATTAAATCTTTATTTAGCAAATTTAAACGTACTTTATAGAAAGGTTCAAAACTACCACTGGAATTTAATTGGAAAAGATTTCTTTGAAATTCACGTTAAATTAGAAGAATATTACACAGAAATTAATACACAAATCGATGATGTTGCTGAAAACATTTTAGCAATTGGTGGAAGACCTTTAGGAACTATGAAAGATTACTTAAATGTTGCTTCAATTAAAGAAGCTAAAAATGAAGATATTACTTCTACTGAAGCATTAACTGAAGTAAGAAATGGATTTGAAACTATGTTAGACTTAGCTGTTGCATTCAAAGAAGCTGCAGATTCTGAAGATAACTACGGTACTTCTGCATTAGCTGATGAATACATTTCAAGTTTCGAAAAACATTTATGGATGTTAAATTCTTTCTTAGCAACTGAATCAGTTTCAGCAAAAGCTAAAAAAGAAGCTAAATAA
- the fni gene encoding type 2 isopentenyl-diphosphate Delta-isomerase, translating to MIQNRKDDHINYALEQEKSENSFDDMELIHQSIPKYNLDEIDISTSFANNYFEVPFFINAMTGGSERAKSINQKLAKIADKCGLLFVTGSYSAALKNPDDNSYKIIKEENEHIKLATNIGIDKNYTAGQKAIEDLNPLFLQIHVNLMQELLMPEGSRNFNEWENNLKEFVKNIKNTPLVLKEVGFGMTSDTIKKGIELGIKTFDISGRGGTSFAYIENRRNGNRFTYLNDWGQTTLASLLDIQKFTEKVEIIASGGVRNPLDIIKALILGAKGVGISGTMLEIIENYSIEEAIEIVNSWKMECKMIMCALNTKKISELKNVKYVLYGKTKQFLENIRN from the coding sequence ATGATACAGAATAGAAAAGATGACCATATAAATTATGCGTTAGAGCAAGAAAAAAGTGAAAATAGTTTTGATGATATGGAGCTAATTCATCAGTCGATACCGAAGTACAATTTAGATGAAATTGATATTTCTACAAGTTTTGCGAATAATTATTTTGAAGTTCCATTTTTTATTAATGCGATGACAGGTGGGAGTGAGAGGGCAAAATCAATTAATCAAAAATTGGCAAAGATAGCTGATAAATGTGGTCTTCTGTTTGTTACAGGTTCGTATAGTGCAGCTTTGAAAAATCCAGATGATAATTCTTACAAAATAATAAAAGAGGAAAATGAGCATATTAAATTGGCTACAAATATTGGAATTGATAAAAATTACACGGCTGGTCAGAAGGCAATTGAAGATTTAAATCCATTATTTTTGCAGATACATGTGAATTTGATGCAGGAATTGTTGATGCCAGAAGGAAGTCGAAATTTTAATGAGTGGGAAAATAATTTGAAAGAATTTGTAAAAAATATAAAGAACACACCACTTGTTTTGAAGGAAGTTGGATTTGGAATGACTTCTGATACAATAAAAAAAGGTATAGAATTAGGGATAAAGACTTTTGATATTAGTGGTCGAGGTGGCACGAGTTTTGCGTACATTGAAAATCGCCGGAATGGGAATCGTTTTACCTATTTGAACGATTGGGGACAAACGACATTGGCGAGTCTTTTGGATATTCAAAAGTTTACTGAAAAAGTAGAAATTATCGCAAGTGGCGGTGTTAGGAATCCTTTAGATATCATCAAAGCATTAATTTTAGGAGCAAAAGGAGTAGGAATTTCTGGAACGATGTTAGAAATTATTGAAAATTATTCGATTGAAGAAGCAATTGAAATTGTAAATAGTTGGAAAATGGAATGCAAAATGATAATGTGTGCTTTGAATACGAAAAAAATTAGCGAATTAAAGAATGTTAAATATGTTTTGTATGGGAAAACGAAGCAATTTTTAGAAAATATTAGGAATTAA
- the mvk gene encoding mevalonate kinase: MNEKKLVRKGKIGSGEAHSKIILIGEHSVVYGYPAIAIPLKDILVKCRIMEAKSKYFYNPEDTLSTAIYTALKYLKKENAKIKYLIESEIPTKRGMGSSAAVSIAAIRAVFDYFGKNLDDKILEKMVQEAETVAHMNPSGLDAKTCLSDKALKFIKNKGFSYIDLNLGAYLVVADTGVHGNTREAVENVREMGDKAQPMLKNLGELTEKMEIAIREKSLEKIGEIMNQANLELKKLNLTIEKSDILVEEALKNSALGAKISGGGLGGCIIALVENEEKARIIGEKLSSKGAANIWIERI, translated from the coding sequence ATGAATGAGAAGAAGTTAGTGAGAAAAGGAAAAATAGGAAGCGGAGAGGCTCATAGTAAGATTATTTTGATAGGAGAGCATTCGGTTGTTTATGGCTATCCAGCTATTGCGATACCTTTGAAAGATATTTTGGTAAAATGTCGGATAATGGAAGCAAAGAGTAAATATTTCTATAATCCTGAAGATACGCTTTCGACTGCGATTTATACAGCTTTGAAATATTTAAAAAAAGAGAATGCTAAAATAAAATATTTGATAGAATCTGAAATTCCAACAAAAAGGGGAATGGGATCTTCGGCAGCTGTTAGTATTGCGGCGATAAGGGCAGTTTTTGATTATTTTGGTAAAAATCTAGATGATAAAATTCTGGAAAAAATGGTGCAAGAGGCAGAAACAGTGGCTCATATGAATCCAAGTGGATTAGATGCGAAGACTTGTTTGAGTGATAAAGCCTTGAAATTTATAAAAAATAAAGGATTTAGCTATATTGATTTGAATTTGGGGGCATATTTGGTTGTAGCAGATACTGGAGTTCATGGAAATACACGAGAAGCTGTGGAAAATGTAAGAGAAATGGGGGATAAAGCTCAACCAATGTTAAAAAATTTGGGTGAATTGACTGAAAAAATGGAAATTGCTATCCGAGAAAAATCATTGGAAAAAATTGGAGAAATTATGAATCAGGCTAATTTGGAATTGAAAAAATTAAATTTGACGATAGAAAAATCGGATATTTTAGTGGAGGAAGCTTTAAAAAATAGTGCTTTGGGTGCTAAAATATCTGGTGGAGGATTAGGCGGTTGTATAATTGCTTTGGTGGAAAATGAGGAAAAAGCAAGAATAATTGGGGAAAAATTAAGTTCAAAAGGAGCTGCGAATATATGGATAGAAAGAATTTAG
- a CDS encoding aspartate/glutamate racemase family protein produces MKIAVMAGTPIDTEMGEDMLKENEFLDLISFPISENPIEQTIFQTSTNDFKEKVINEKIDFMKKNDSDILFVYCNSLSGVVDFEKISRERGVKIITPLQIYFELAKEYRKIAVISANAQGLSGIENVFFKSNPEINVVGLTFLEVVKEIEKGILPEKISQKFNFDGLVKYLETLNVEAIVLGCTHFPYIIDEIRKRTNIKIINPADKMVSKILEK; encoded by the coding sequence TTGAAAATAGCAGTGATGGCTGGGACGCCGATAGATACAGAAATGGGAGAAGATATGTTGAAGGAAAATGAATTTTTAGATTTAATTTCTTTTCCAATTTCTGAAAATCCGATTGAACAGACAATTTTTCAGACGTCGACAAATGATTTTAAAGAAAAAGTAATTAATGAAAAAATAGATTTTATGAAAAAAAATGATTCTGACATTTTGTTTGTTTATTGTAATTCTTTAAGTGGGGTAGTGGATTTTGAGAAAATTTCTCGAGAGAGAGGTGTAAAAATTATTACGCCATTGCAAATTTATTTTGAGCTGGCTAAAGAATATAGGAAAATAGCTGTAATTTCAGCAAATGCACAGGGATTATCTGGGATAGAAAATGTATTTTTTAAAAGTAATCCAGAAATTAATGTTGTGGGATTGACATTTTTAGAGGTTGTGAAGGAGATTGAAAAGGGAATTTTGCCAGAGAAAATATCACAGAAATTCAATTTTGATGGATTGGTAAAATATTTGGAAACATTGAATGTAGAGGCGATTGTTTTAGGGTGTACACATTTTCCGTATATCATTGATGAAATTCGAAAGAGAACAAATATTAAAATAATTAATCCTGCGGATAAAATGGTATCAAAAATACTTGAAAAATAG
- the mvaD gene encoding diphosphomevalonate decarboxylase produces MDRKNLEKNIKKVKSYANIAIIKYWGKKDAEKMIPATSSISLTLKDMYTETEISFISDEEAIEKTGEVTDLIYINGELQDREQRQKIGKVIDLFRGDRSERVKVDTTNSMPTEAGLSSSSSGLSAAIMACNELFEKNLSRNELAQISKFASGSSCRSFFGPVTAWDKDTGEVYKVKTNLKFGMIMLVLNDAKKVISSRKGMEICTKTSKTFENWVKQSEIDFVEMKKYLAENDFEKVGKLTEENALRMHEIPLTATPSFSYLSDKSHEAMNFVRKLRKNGEKCYFTMDAGPNVKVLCLEKDLDRLKEIFEKKYRVIASRVVELG; encoded by the coding sequence ATGGATAGAAAGAATTTAGAGAAAAATATAAAAAAAGTGAAATCGTATGCGAATATTGCGATTATAAAATATTGGGGTAAAAAAGATGCAGAGAAGATGATTCCTGCAACAAGTAGTATTTCATTGACTTTGAAAGATATGTATACTGAAACTGAAATTAGTTTTATTTCGGATGAAGAGGCGATTGAGAAAACTGGCGAAGTGACGGATTTGATTTATATTAATGGAGAGTTGCAAGATAGGGAACAAAGACAGAAAATTGGGAAAGTTATTGATTTATTTAGAGGAGATAGAAGTGAGAGAGTGAAAGTTGATACTACGAATAGTATGCCGACTGAAGCGGGATTATCTTCTAGCTCAAGCGGACTTTCTGCAGCAATAATGGCATGTAATGAACTATTTGAAAAGAATTTAAGTCGAAATGAATTGGCACAAATTTCTAAATTTGCTTCGGGGTCTTCTTGTAGAAGTTTTTTTGGACCAGTAACTGCGTGGGATAAAGATACTGGAGAAGTTTACAAAGTGAAAACAAACTTGAAATTTGGAATGATAATGCTAGTTTTAAATGATGCAAAAAAGGTAATTTCAAGCAGAAAAGGGATGGAAATTTGTACAAAAACGTCAAAAACTTTTGAAAATTGGGTAAAACAGTCAGAAATTGATTTTGTTGAGATGAAAAAATATTTGGCAGAAAATGACTTTGAGAAAGTTGGGAAATTAACAGAAGAGAATGCCTTGAGAATGCATGAAATACCACTTACAGCGACACCTTCATTTTCATATTTGTCTGACAAATCGCATGAAGCAATGAATTTTGTGAGAAAATTGCGAAAAAATGGTGAAAAATGTTATTTTACAATGGATGCAGGGCCTAATGTGAAAGTTTTGTGTTTGGAAAAGGATTTGGATAGATTGAAGGAAATTTTTGAAAAAAAATATAGAGTGATAGCTTCTAGAGTTGTAGAACTTGGATAA
- a CDS encoding phosphomevalonate kinase encodes MREKINVKTGGKLYIAGEYSVLTPGQSAIIKNIDIFMNAEISFLGENEDRNDEKIEKADKSKEKNDFKKYEIFSDMFDYSVSLEYDKNYSLIQETVVVVNEYLENKGIDTQPFKLRITGKMEKNGKKYGIGSSGSVTVLVVKAMFELYSRKLVSEVEFKGQRSELLEYLSSKDTMFKLSSYVLLKRGDNGSMGDIACITYGNLVAYKSFDREKIQKEIREKNLEKVLKLDWGYEIEELRCSGNYEFLVGWTKKPSISKDMINLVKSSITQDFLKKVEKIVQNLKLAMKNGNKMEIKRNILENGNELKKLKEEIYSEELVELVEATENLDVCAKSSGSGGGDCGIAISFSKKDSEILVERWKSVGIELLYKSEL; translated from the coding sequence ATGCGAGAAAAAATAAATGTAAAAACTGGTGGAAAGCTATATATTGCTGGAGAATATTCGGTTTTGACGCCTGGACAAAGTGCGATAATTAAAAATATTGATATTTTTATGAATGCAGAGATAAGTTTTCTTGGAGAAAATGAAGATAGAAATGATGAAAAAATAGAAAAGGCAGATAAAAGTAAAGAGAAAAATGATTTTAAAAAATATGAAATTTTTTCTGATATGTTTGATTATTCAGTTTCGTTGGAGTATGATAAAAATTATTCGTTGATTCAGGAAACGGTGGTTGTTGTAAATGAATATTTGGAGAATAAAGGGATTGATACACAGCCATTTAAATTGAGAATTACTGGGAAAATGGAAAAAAATGGTAAAAAATACGGGATTGGTTCGAGTGGAAGCGTGACTGTTTTGGTTGTAAAAGCGATGTTTGAGTTGTATTCTAGAAAATTGGTTTCAGAAGTGGAATTTAAAGGGCAAAGAAGTGAGTTGCTTGAATATTTATCATCAAAGGATACGATGTTTAAGTTGTCGTCTTATGTTTTACTAAAACGAGGGGATAATGGCTCTATGGGGGATATTGCTTGTATTACTTATGGGAATTTGGTTGCGTATAAATCGTTTGATAGGGAGAAAATCCAGAAGGAAATTCGAGAAAAAAATTTGGAGAAGGTTTTGAAGTTAGATTGGGGATATGAGATTGAAGAGTTAAGATGTTCTGGTAATTATGAATTTTTGGTTGGTTGGACTAAAAAACCGTCTATTTCGAAGGATATGATAAATTTAGTGAAAAGTTCAATAACTCAAGATTTTTTAAAAAAAGTAGAAAAAATTGTTCAAAATTTGAAATTGGCTATGAAAAATGGCAATAAAATGGAAATAAAGAGAAATATTTTGGAAAATGGGAATGAATTAAAAAAATTAAAGGAAGAAATTTATAGTGAGGAATTAGTTGAATTAGTTGAAGCGACAGAAAATCTTGATGTTTGTGCAAAAAGTAGTGGCTCTGGTGGAGGCGATTGTGGGATTGCGATTTCTTTTTCAAAGAAAGATAGCGAGATTTTGGTAGAAAGATGGAAATCAGTTGGGATAGAATTATTGTATAAAAGTGAGTTATGA
- the tyrS gene encoding tyrosine--tRNA ligase, giving the protein MTELEIKQEVERQFNILSRGCDEIINENEFKKKLEKSISTNTPLRVKLGIDPTGSDLHLGHAVPLRKLKQFQDLGHDVFFLIGTFTGRIGDPTGKSETRKMLSEEQVMENIKTYLDQVKLILDLDKINVVYNADWLEKLSLSDALNLLSQFTVSQMISREDFSKRLSENKPVSLIEFMYPILQGYDSVELHADVELGATEQKFNLLRGRDLQKNFGQEQQICMIMPILVGLDGVEKMSKSLGNYIGVKDTPNDMFGKVMSISDELMENYYTMITDVPFEKIEEIKAQIADGSLHPMEAKKQLGAEVVKIYYGEEAAKEARDWFENVFSKRNLNVDLPEVELEYKEVGIIDLLVKETGLMKTTSEARRLIQQGGFKINDEPIKDVKATVVLESGMIVRAGKKKIVKVK; this is encoded by the coding sequence ATGACAGAATTAGAAATTAAACAAGAAGTAGAAAGACAATTTAATATTTTAAGTCGTGGGTGCGATGAAATAATTAATGAAAATGAATTTAAGAAAAAGTTGGAAAAATCAATTTCAACAAATACTCCATTAAGAGTAAAATTGGGGATTGATCCGACTGGGTCTGATTTGCACTTGGGACATGCGGTACCTTTGAGAAAATTGAAACAGTTTCAAGATTTGGGACATGATGTGTTTTTCTTGATTGGGACTTTCACTGGAAGAATTGGAGATCCAACTGGAAAATCTGAAACTAGAAAAATGTTGTCAGAAGAACAAGTTATGGAAAATATTAAAACATATTTGGATCAAGTAAAATTAATTTTGGATTTAGATAAAATTAATGTTGTTTACAATGCTGACTGGCTAGAAAAATTATCGTTATCAGATGCGTTGAATTTGTTGTCACAATTTACAGTTTCACAAATGATTTCGAGAGAAGATTTTTCAAAAAGATTATCTGAAAATAAACCAGTTTCATTGATTGAGTTTATGTATCCAATTTTACAAGGTTATGATTCAGTAGAATTACACGCTGATGTGGAATTAGGTGCGACTGAACAAAAATTCAATTTGTTAAGAGGAAGAGATTTACAGAAAAACTTTGGTCAAGAGCAACAAATTTGTATGATAATGCCGATTTTGGTTGGACTTGATGGAGTGGAAAAAATGTCGAAATCATTAGGAAACTACATTGGTGTAAAAGATACGCCAAACGATATGTTTGGTAAAGTTATGTCAATTTCAGATGAATTGATGGAAAACTATTACACAATGATAACTGATGTTCCTTTTGAAAAAATTGAAGAAATTAAAGCACAAATCGCAGATGGAAGTTTACATCCGATGGAAGCTAAAAAACAATTGGGAGCAGAAGTTGTAAAAATTTACTACGGTGAAGAAGCTGCTAAAGAAGCGAGAGATTGGTTTGAAAATGTATTCAGTAAGAGAAACTTAAATGTTGACTTGCCTGAAGTTGAATTGGAATATAAAGAAGTTGGAATCATTGATTTATTAGTAAAAGAAACAGGATTAATGAAAACAACAAGTGAAGCTAGAAGATTAATTCAACAAGGTGGATTCAAAATAAACGATGAGCCAATAAAAGATGTGAAAGCTACAGTTGTTCTTGAAAGTGGAATGATTGTGAGAGCTGGGAAGAAAAAAATTGTTAAAGTAAAATAA
- the pncB gene encoding nicotinate phosphoribosyltransferase has protein sequence MRKDKFYKFLNSDRYQYTEAEIYFENGFENQVATFDVFVRTEKKNDYVVVYGIKEVLELIDILNGTDYDTKKGYLKKLLENEGLIEYLANMKFTGSIKGLRDGEIVFSNEPILTITAPIIQTKILETPILNILNYQMQIASISSRVVRVARGRGVVFFGTRRIQGFEAAMSAVKATYVTGNVVHSNLMGEYYYNLKSIGTMTHSYIQSFGVTRNSEYEAFESFIKVHKEKKRSLIMLIDTYDTLKIGIKNAVKAFKNNGIDDNYGGIYGIRIDSGDLAETSKACRKILKENGFEKAHIILTSGLDDKKIEKLFENGAEVDSFGVGDIFAMPPKMLTTVYKMSKINDENVMKISGDREKMSYPGDKEIYRLEKVEKEKDKKEFEDLVILEEERELFEDTEIEGVKKNRITVDFIEKGVKNEGNYKLLELEEAKKYYESNLKYLDMLENRGEYFSEKICGKKQEIVRFSEKLEDVKNSILEKIREES, from the coding sequence ATGAGAAAAGATAAATTTTATAAGTTTTTGAATTCAGATAGATATCAGTATACGGAAGCTGAAATTTATTTTGAAAATGGATTTGAAAATCAAGTTGCAACATTTGATGTGTTTGTACGGACTGAGAAAAAAAACGATTATGTTGTGGTTTATGGGATAAAAGAAGTGTTGGAATTAATTGATATTTTGAATGGAACGGATTATGATACGAAAAAAGGGTATTTGAAAAAGTTGTTAGAGAATGAAGGATTGATAGAATACTTGGCGAATATGAAATTTACTGGAAGTATAAAAGGATTAAGAGATGGAGAGATTGTTTTTTCAAATGAACCGATTTTAACAATAACAGCTCCAATTATTCAAACAAAAATTTTAGAAACGCCAATTTTAAATATATTAAATTATCAGATGCAGATTGCAAGTATTTCTTCACGAGTTGTTCGGGTTGCGAGAGGTCGAGGAGTTGTATTTTTTGGAACACGGAGAATACAAGGATTTGAGGCGGCAATGTCGGCTGTGAAAGCAACGTATGTTACTGGAAATGTAGTTCATTCAAATTTAATGGGAGAATATTATTACAATTTAAAAAGCATTGGAACAATGACACATTCGTACATTCAGAGTTTTGGAGTGACTAGAAATTCTGAATACGAGGCATTTGAATCGTTTATAAAAGTTCACAAAGAAAAAAAACGATCGTTGATTATGTTAATTGATACGTATGATACGTTGAAAATTGGAATAAAAAATGCGGTGAAAGCGTTTAAGAATAATGGAATTGATGATAATTATGGTGGAATTTATGGGATAAGAATTGATTCTGGTGATTTAGCGGAAACTTCGAAGGCGTGTAGAAAAATTTTGAAGGAAAATGGTTTTGAAAAGGCACATATTATTTTGACAAGTGGATTGGATGATAAGAAAATCGAGAAATTGTTTGAAAATGGTGCTGAGGTCGATAGTTTTGGAGTGGGAGATATTTTTGCAATGCCACCTAAAATGTTAACAACAGTGTATAAAATGTCGAAAATAAATGATGAAAATGTTATGAAAATTTCTGGAGATAGGGAGAAAATGTCGTATCCTGGCGATAAGGAAATCTATCGGTTGGAAAAAGTTGAAAAAGAGAAAGATAAAAAAGAATTTGAAGATTTGGTAATTTTGGAGGAAGAGAGGGAATTGTTTGAAGATACGGAGATTGAGGGAGTTAAGAAAAATAGAATAACAGTAGATTTTATAGAAAAAGGAGTCAAAAATGAGGGAAATTACAAGTTGTTAGAGTTGGAAGAGGCGAAAAAATATTATGAAAGCAATTTGAAATATTTGGATATGTTGGAAAATAGAGGAGAATATTTCTCTGAGAAAATATGTGGAAAAAAGCAGGAAATAGTGAGATTTTCAGAGAAGTTAGAGGATGTTAAAAATAGTATTTTAGAAAAAATTAGAGAGGAGAGCTAA
- the uppS gene encoding polyprenyl diphosphate synthase — protein MENIVIPKHIAIIMDGNGRWAKEKGKIRLEGHRAGANALENILECCGKIGVKYLTVYAFSTENWKRPKMEVEGLMNLFSRYLDNKKKELKKQGVKLLVTGAKENISEKLLKKIEETENYLSDCENIVFNIAFNYGGRREIVDAVNKVLEKKFLEQNQVAENGGFVEEKAENFKITEEEFSKYMYRPEIPDPELVIRTSGEFRISNFLLWEIAYSEFYITDTYWPDFDEKELEKAILSFNKRDRRYGGLNAK, from the coding sequence ATGGAAAATATTGTGATACCAAAACATATTGCAATAATAATGGATGGTAATGGCCGTTGGGCTAAGGAAAAAGGCAAGATTCGATTGGAAGGGCATAGAGCTGGTGCAAATGCTTTGGAAAATATATTGGAATGTTGTGGGAAAATAGGTGTTAAATATTTGACTGTTTATGCGTTTTCTACTGAAAATTGGAAGCGACCAAAAATGGAAGTAGAAGGATTGATGAACTTATTTTCACGATATTTGGATAATAAGAAAAAAGAGTTAAAAAAACAAGGTGTGAAGCTACTAGTAACTGGTGCTAAAGAAAATATTTCTGAAAAATTGTTGAAAAAAATAGAAGAAACAGAGAATTATTTGTCGGATTGTGAGAATATAGTGTTTAATATAGCGTTTAATTATGGGGGTAGAAGAGAGATAGTAGACGCTGTGAATAAAGTTTTGGAGAAAAAATTTTTGGAGCAAAATCAAGTTGCTGAAAATGGTGGTTTTGTAGAAGAAAAAGCTGAGAATTTTAAAATTACAGAAGAAGAATTTTCGAAATATATGTATCGACCAGAAATTCCAGATCCAGAGCTTGTAATACGAACAAGTGGTGAATTTAGAATTAGTAATTTTTTATTGTGGGAAATTGCGTATTCAGAATTTTATATAACAGATACGTATTGGCCTGATTTTGATGAAAAAGAACTAGAAAAAGCAATATTATCTTTTAATAAAAGAGATAGAAGATATGGAGGACTGAATGCTAAGTAG
- a CDS encoding phosphatidate cytidylyltransferase: MLSRLFIIVLFVPFLLWIFLKGNVMFLVFTLAIIGVSLHEFYKMLKDKGFEVASRIGLGLGLFLPLAIYFQQNSKNIFSYFKFEFFKQINFDMGGFIVFAIILLSLRQIFKVKIENAMAEISYTMFGIIYVAYLFSYILLLKYEFPNGRVLVTMTFILIWTCDSAAFIGGKTLGGKIFKRRLAPKISPNKSIEGAIFGVLGVFGVILIFDKLYLAIANVICKFSIISKACSPETYQSIGLKAWEAFLLALAIGVFAELGDLVESKIKREFGIKDSGNLLLGHGGFLDRFDSALFVLPIVYFFMKYVAH, encoded by the coding sequence ATGCTAAGTAGACTATTTATTATTGTTCTATTTGTCCCTTTTTTATTGTGGATATTTTTAAAAGGGAATGTGATGTTTTTAGTATTTACTCTTGCGATAATTGGTGTATCATTGCATGAGTTTTATAAAATGCTAAAAGATAAGGGATTTGAGGTTGCCAGTCGGATAGGACTCGGATTAGGATTATTTCTACCTTTGGCGATATATTTTCAACAAAATTCAAAAAATATATTTTCATATTTTAAATTTGAATTTTTTAAACAAATAAATTTTGATATGGGTGGATTTATTGTTTTTGCAATAATTTTGCTTTCACTTCGTCAAATATTTAAGGTGAAGATAGAAAATGCAATGGCAGAAATTTCGTATACGATGTTTGGAATAATATATGTTGCATATTTATTTTCATACATATTATTGTTGAAGTATGAATTTCCTAATGGAAGAGTGCTTGTAACGATGACATTTATATTAATTTGGACTTGTGATAGTGCGGCGTTTATTGGTGGAAAAACACTTGGAGGTAAAATTTTCAAAAGAAGATTGGCTCCAAAAATAAGTCCGAATAAGTCTATAGAAGGTGCGATTTTTGGTGTTTTAGGAGTTTTTGGAGTGATTTTGATTTTTGATAAATTATATTTAGCAATAGCAAATGTTATATGTAAATTTTCGATAATTTCAAAGGCTTGTAGTCCTGAAACGTATCAATCAATTGGATTAAAGGCGTGGGAAGCATTTTTATTGGCTTTGGCGATAGGTGTTTTTGCTGAATTGGGAGATTTAGTGGAATCTAAGATAAAAAGAGAATTTGGAATAAAGGATTCAGGAAATTTATTGCTTGGACACGGAGGATTTTTAGATAGATTCGATAGTGCATTGTTCGTGTTACCGATAGTTTATTTCTTTATGAAATATGTAGCTCATTAA